The genomic DNA AATTAGGTTTGAAATATTGAATATTAAATTCCTATATTTGCATCCCTCGAAATTGATAGTAACTTAAAAAATAAAATATTAAAATGACGAAGGCTGATTTAGTAGCAAAAATTTCTGAAAAACTAGGAATTGAAAAAGGAGATGTTCAAGCAACTGTTGAAACATTTATGGAAGAAGTAAAAACTTCTTTAGAAAGCGGTGATAATGTATACTTAAGAGGTTTTGGAAGCTTCATTATTAAAACAAGAGCGGAAAAAACAGGTAGAAATATTTCTAAGAACACAACTATAAAAATACCAGCTCATAATATTCCTGCATTTAAACCTGCAAAAGTTTTTGTTGAAGGTGTTAAAACAAATGTAGACGTTAAATAAAACATTAAACTAAATAATTATTAATTTAAAAGACACTATTTATGCCAAGTGGTAAAAAACGTAAAAGACATAAGGTTGCAACGCATAAGCGTAAGAAGCGTAGACGTGCCAACCGTCACAAAAAGAAAAAATAAATCAAAGAAGTAGTTAATCTAACTACTTCTTTTGGTTTTAAAAATAACAAGTTCTTTGAAATGAGTTCATTATAATTCTGAACGTTTTTAGTGTTTTATGAACTCCACGGATTCAAAAATCCTGTGAAGTACCTTAATAAAAAA from Flavivirga abyssicola includes the following:
- a CDS encoding HU family DNA-binding protein, with the protein product MTKADLVAKISEKLGIEKGDVQATVETFMEEVKTSLESGDNVYLRGFGSFIIKTRAEKTGRNISKNTTIKIPAHNIPAFKPAKVFVEGVKTNVDVK